One window from the genome of Breoghania sp. L-A4 encodes:
- a CDS encoding ATP-binding cassette domain-containing protein: MLDVASGGCVVVRGASGSGKTRLLRAIADLDPNEGQVLCGGLDRRAMPASRWRRKVAFVPAESGWWDDIVRDHFPAAADPVAELEALGLPREALDWRVERLSTGERQRLALARALAGKPDVLLLDEPTSGLDAEARTAVESRLRRFRDGGGAIVLVTHDADQAQRLGASHLTVAGGRLEDAA, encoded by the coding sequence TTGCTGGACGTTGCCTCGGGCGGGTGCGTCGTGGTGCGCGGGGCGTCGGGCTCGGGCAAGACCAGGCTTTTGCGCGCGATCGCGGATCTTGATCCCAACGAGGGACAGGTGCTGTGTGGCGGGCTGGACCGGCGCGCGATGCCGGCGTCCCGTTGGCGGCGCAAGGTGGCGTTCGTTCCGGCGGAAAGCGGCTGGTGGGACGACATCGTGCGCGATCATTTTCCCGCCGCTGCCGATCCCGTGGCCGAATTGGAGGCGCTTGGCCTGCCGCGCGAGGCGCTGGATTGGCGCGTCGAGCGTCTGTCGACCGGCGAACGCCAGCGTCTGGCGCTTGCGCGGGCACTCGCGGGCAAACCGGATGTCCTGCTGCTTGATGAGCCGACGTCGGGGCTCGATGCGGAGGCGCGCACGGCCGTGGAGTCGCGGCTGCGGCGGTTTCGTGACGGTGGCGGCGCAATCGTACTGGTCACCCATGACGCGGATCAGGCGCAACGGCTCGGCGCGAGCCATCTGACGGTCGCCGGCGGACGGCTCGAGGATGCGGCATGA
- a CDS encoding PaaI family thioesterase: MSVFEPRDPDWEARVRASFGRQPFMEHLGARIVHLAPGEVDLAMAHQPALTQQHGFFHAGSTASIADSAAGYAALSLYPPGTGVLTTEYKINLLNPARGDQLVARGRVIKPGRTLTICRADVFGLDDARETHVATALFSMICLEGMAD; the protein is encoded by the coding sequence ATGAGCGTCTTTGAGCCGCGCGATCCCGATTGGGAGGCCCGTGTACGGGCGAGTTTCGGCCGTCAGCCGTTCATGGAGCATCTGGGCGCGCGCATCGTGCATCTGGCGCCGGGCGAGGTGGATCTCGCGATGGCTCACCAGCCCGCGCTGACCCAGCAGCACGGGTTCTTTCACGCCGGCAGCACGGCGTCGATTGCCGACTCGGCCGCAGGCTACGCCGCCCTGTCGCTCTATCCGCCCGGCACCGGGGTGCTGACGACGGAATACAAGATCAATTTGCTGAACCCTGCGCGCGGCGATCAGCTCGTGGCGCGCGGCCGGGTGATCAAGCCGGGCCGTACGCTGACCATCTGCCGCGCCGACGTCTTTGGTCTTGACGACGCGCGCGAAACCCATGTCGCGACCGCGCTGTTCTCCATGATCTGTCTCGAGGGCATGGCCGATTGA
- a CDS encoding ABC transporter permease, whose amino-acid sequence MTGYHPLEYSDLAWASSFLVLNAVLSVLLGLGIARSLVVSALRMTVQLLLVGIALKWIFAQSSLWLTLAVALLMTLLAAREVWARQSRRLSGPWGTGWARPTSCLPAVSSWRLRLRPKSSPTRGTRRAFCCRCSA is encoded by the coding sequence ATGACCGGCTATCACCCGCTGGAATATTCCGATCTCGCGTGGGCGTCGAGTTTCCTCGTGCTCAACGCGGTGTTGTCGGTGTTGCTCGGTCTGGGTATCGCACGGTCTCTGGTTGTTTCGGCCTTGCGGATGACGGTGCAACTGCTGCTGGTCGGCATCGCGCTGAAATGGATCTTTGCGCAATCCTCGCTGTGGCTGACGCTGGCGGTGGCGCTGTTGATGACGTTGCTGGCGGCCCGCGAAGTCTGGGCGCGCCAGTCGCGCAGGCTGTCCGGCCCGTGGGGTACGGGCTGGGCGCGACCAACATCCTGCTTGCCGGCGGTATCGTCATGGCGGTTGCGCTTACGACCCAAATCCAGCCCGACCCGTGGTACGCGCCGCGCTTTCTGCTGCCGATGTTCGGCATGA
- the mgtE gene encoding magnesium transporter, with product MAETETDTTAETEHEPLRLRDDEGHVVRAFVDAVEDALDRDDAEVIRVLCSGLHEADLGNLIEALYPESRQKLIRLMGDDFDYAVLTEIDDSVRARLLEEMPTADLAEGIGDLESDDAVYILEDLEEDAQEEILGQMPQAEQMSLRRALDYPEDSAGRLMQSDFIAVPPFWTVGQTIDYMRDADDLPDEFYQIFVIDPAFRLQGAVALDRLLRTKRAETISAIMADTRHPVKATEDQEEVARLFQRYNLVSAAVVDDAERLVGVLTVDDIVDVIHEEAEEDILGLAGVRDAEISDTILDTLRGRFLWLLLNLGTAILASLVIGLFDATIEQMVALAILMPIVASMGGNSGTQTMTVAVRALATRELDTHNSARIIVRETAVGFLNGMMFAVVIGVLAGFWFASAQIGGVIGAAMIINMVAAGAAGILIPLMLDRLDIDPALASGVFLTTVTDVVGFFAFLGLAAWWFGLG from the coding sequence TTGGCCGAAACCGAGACCGATACGACCGCCGAGACCGAGCATGAGCCGTTGCGTCTGCGCGACGACGAGGGCCATGTCGTGCGCGCGTTCGTCGACGCGGTCGAGGACGCGCTGGATCGCGATGATGCGGAGGTCATCCGGGTCTTGTGCAGCGGGTTGCACGAGGCCGATCTCGGCAACCTGATCGAGGCGCTGTATCCGGAAAGCCGCCAGAAGCTGATCCGCCTGATGGGCGACGATTTCGACTATGCGGTTCTGACCGAAATCGACGACTCGGTGCGTGCCCGGCTGCTTGAGGAAATGCCGACCGCCGATCTGGCGGAAGGCATTGGCGATCTGGAATCCGATGACGCCGTCTACATTCTCGAGGATCTCGAGGAGGACGCGCAGGAAGAGATTCTCGGCCAGATGCCGCAGGCCGAGCAGATGTCGCTGCGCCGGGCCCTCGACTATCCCGAGGACAGCGCCGGCCGGCTCATGCAGTCGGACTTCATCGCCGTGCCGCCGTTCTGGACCGTCGGCCAGACCATCGACTACATGCGCGATGCGGATGACCTGCCGGACGAATTCTATCAGATCTTCGTGATCGATCCGGCCTTCCGGCTTCAGGGCGCGGTGGCGCTTGACCGGCTGCTGCGCACCAAGCGCGCGGAAACCATTTCCGCGATCATGGCGGACACCCGCCACCCGGTGAAAGCCACCGAGGATCAGGAAGAGGTCGCGCGCCTGTTCCAGCGATACAACCTGGTGTCGGCGGCCGTCGTCGATGATGCCGAGCGGCTGGTCGGCGTGCTGACCGTCGATGATATCGTTGACGTGATCCATGAGGAGGCCGAGGAGGACATTCTCGGCCTCGCCGGTGTGCGCGACGCGGAAATCTCCGATACCATTCTGGACACGCTGCGCGGCCGGTTTCTGTGGCTTCTGCTCAATCTGGGGACCGCGATTCTCGCCTCGCTGGTGATCGGCCTGTTCGACGCCACCATCGAGCAGATGGTGGCTCTGGCCATCCTGATGCCGATTGTCGCCTCCATGGGCGGCAATTCCGGCACGCAGACCATGACGGTGGCGGTACGCGCTTTGGCGACGCGCGAGTTGGACACCCACAACTCCGCGCGGATCATCGTGCGCGAGACGGCGGTGGGGTTTCTCAACGGCATGATGTTCGCCGTCGTCATCGGTGTGCTGGCCGGGTTTTGGTTCGCAAGCGCGCAGATCGGAGGCGTGATTGGTGCGGCGATGATCATCAACATGGTGGCCGCGGGCGCCGCCGGTATCCTGATCCCGTTGATGCTTGATCGTCTCGATATCGATCCGGCGCTGGCCTCGGGCGTGTTCCTGACCACGGTCACCGATGTGGTGGGCTTTTTCGCATTTCTCGGCCTCGCCGCCTGGTGGTTCGGCCTGGGCTGA
- a CDS encoding N-acetylmuramoyl-L-alanine amidase, whose protein sequence is MVFRRLVGVFGVQGACVLCLGLVMAVAAGVPGTRAASQMTGAGSEGGIRVSAARVAGDDTRTRFIADLSEGVVYSVSGLADPYRIIIDLPEVQFDLERETGATGRGLVSAWRYGLFAPGKSRVVLDMSGPVKIDKSFVLPPVDGQPARLVIDFVKSTRASFEVDFAREERPDPGQADEAHGKGDRMAVAPPQSGRPVIVLDPGHGGIDSGATGHKGTLEKAVVLDFASVLKRKLEQEGLYDVHLTRTSDTFIPLRKRVEMARALDAKLFISIHADSAPQSYVRGATVYTLSERASDRVAAALAERENSSDVLAGVDLTEEPGDVADILIDLTRRETKNFSIFLSRAIVGELRSAIRLIKNPQRSAGFRVLKAHDVPSVLVELGYLSNKHDETLLTSPEWRERTTDAIAAAIGRFFRPQLAKGGE, encoded by the coding sequence ATGGTTTTTCGAAGACTGGTCGGTGTCTTCGGCGTCCAGGGCGCCTGTGTTCTGTGTCTCGGTCTCGTCATGGCTGTGGCGGCAGGCGTGCCCGGAACGCGGGCTGCATCGCAAATGACCGGCGCCGGCAGCGAGGGCGGCATTCGCGTCTCCGCGGCGCGCGTTGCGGGCGACGACACCCGCACCCGTTTCATCGCCGATCTCAGCGAGGGCGTGGTGTATTCCGTATCGGGACTGGCGGATCCCTACCGTATCATCATTGATCTGCCGGAGGTGCAGTTCGACCTTGAGCGCGAGACGGGCGCAACGGGCAGGGGGCTTGTCTCCGCCTGGCGCTACGGGTTGTTCGCGCCGGGAAAATCCCGCGTTGTGCTGGATATGTCGGGTCCGGTGAAGATCGACAAGTCCTTCGTACTGCCGCCGGTCGACGGTCAGCCGGCCCGTCTGGTGATCGATTTCGTCAAATCCACCCGCGCGTCGTTCGAGGTTGACTTCGCGCGTGAAGAGAGGCCCGACCCCGGGCAGGCTGACGAGGCGCATGGCAAGGGCGACCGCATGGCCGTCGCGCCGCCGCAGAGCGGCCGTCCGGTGATCGTTCTTGATCCCGGCCACGGAGGCATCGATTCCGGCGCCACCGGGCACAAGGGAACGCTCGAGAAGGCCGTGGTGCTGGATTTCGCGAGTGTCCTGAAGCGCAAGCTGGAGCAGGAGGGCCTGTATGACGTGCATCTGACGCGGACCTCCGACACGTTCATCCCGCTGCGCAAGCGGGTGGAAATGGCGCGGGCGCTCGATGCGAAGCTGTTCATTTCGATTCATGCCGATTCCGCGCCGCAGAGCTATGTTCGCGGCGCGACCGTCTACACCCTGTCCGAGAGGGCATCGGACCGGGTGGCGGCCGCGCTGGCGGAGCGAGAAAACAGCTCCGACGTTTTGGCCGGCGTCGATCTGACGGAAGAACCCGGCGACGTCGCCGACATCCTCATCGATCTCACGCGGCGCGAAACCAAGAATTTCTCGATTTTTCTCTCCCGCGCCATCGTGGGTGAATTGCGCAGCGCCATCCGGTTGATCAAAAATCCGCAGCGTTCCGCCGGGTTCCGCGTGCTCAAGGCGCACGACGTGCCGTCGGTCCTGGTGGAACTGGGGTACCTTTCCAACAAGCACGACGAGACGCTGCTGACCTCTCCTGAGTGGCGTGAGCGCACGACAGACGCGATTGCCGCGGCCATCGGGCGATTCTTCCGCCCGCAACTTGCCAAAGGCGGCGAATAG
- a CDS encoding ribonuclease E/G: MANKMLIDAAHPEETRVVVVRGNRVEEFDFEAANRKQLRGNIYLAKVTRVEPSLQAAFVDYGGNRHGFLAFSEIHPDFYQIPVADRKALLEQEEAEAAEDEAASSKSRSSRPSRRKKDASVSESAEDAEAAASAGNVDEGSDDDAESDNLPPSGHIGNVEDTPEDDHDDDEPAAKGDADVKNDDELVESVGAEDAMEEVPVRRARPRRHYKIQEVIKRRQVLLVQVVKEERGNKGAALTTYLSLAGRYSVLMPNTGRGGGISRKITNVTDRKRLKTVANELEVPEGMGVILRTAGASRTKAEIKRDFEYLLRLWENVRELTLRSVAPCLVYEEGSLVKRSIRDLYNKDIDEILVAGEDAYREAKDFMRMLMPSHAKNVQPYRSSTPVFTKHGVEAQLDAMFSPDVTLRSGGYIVINQTEALVAIDVNSGKSTREHSIEDTALQTNLEAAEEVARQLRLRDLAGLIVIDFIDMEENRNNRAVEKRMKDSLKSDRARIQVGRISHFGLLEMSRQRIRTGVLESSTEHCPHCHGSGMIRSTESVALHVLRALEDHLLRHSSHHINVRTHTPAALYILNQKRHHLMELEMRFGLNIAISADEEIGTQHFVLDRGEPAIGDEAVRPAIAAIVHPDTIMPEIEDEDDIEEEIDEEIEEATVKAETASDDGTRKRKRRRRRRGGDASESGEQADAKDASKADDDEAPAEKAASAEGTDDEEGDDDRPKKRRRGRRGGRRGRRGRDASEAGSEDTDAQASDGESGNAETAQADDSVSDPGEAGVVTAVGTNADDTGETPEPVEAASEPAETAADEPEAAEAPVEEAPVDVSADETPAVETPAVETKAVEMPAEAAEEPAEEPVTAEAPQEAEEPVSDVAAAVAEEPAAKPAKAAEDKTPRKKRSGWWQRGGSFF; this comes from the coding sequence ATGGCAAACAAGATGCTTATCGACGCCGCACACCCGGAGGAGACCCGGGTCGTCGTGGTGCGCGGCAATCGCGTTGAGGAATTCGATTTCGAAGCAGCCAATCGCAAACAGCTGCGGGGAAACATTTATCTCGCCAAGGTAACGCGCGTCGAGCCGTCGCTGCAGGCGGCCTTCGTCGACTACGGCGGCAACCGCCACGGCTTTCTCGCCTTCAGCGAAATTCACCCGGATTTCTATCAGATCCCGGTCGCCGACCGCAAAGCCCTGCTCGAGCAGGAAGAAGCCGAGGCCGCCGAGGACGAAGCCGCCAGCAGCAAGTCCCGCTCGAGCAGGCCGTCGCGCCGCAAGAAGGACGCCAGCGTCAGCGAAAGCGCCGAAGACGCGGAAGCCGCTGCATCCGCCGGAAATGTTGACGAGGGCTCGGACGACGATGCCGAGTCCGACAATCTGCCTCCCTCCGGCCACATCGGCAACGTCGAGGATACGCCCGAAGACGATCACGACGACGACGAACCGGCCGCCAAGGGCGACGCGGACGTCAAGAACGACGACGAACTGGTTGAATCCGTTGGCGCCGAAGACGCCATGGAGGAAGTGCCGGTGCGCCGCGCGCGGCCGCGCCGTCACTACAAGATCCAGGAAGTCATTAAGCGCCGTCAGGTGCTGCTGGTGCAGGTCGTCAAGGAAGAGCGCGGCAACAAGGGCGCGGCTCTGACCACCTACCTCTCGCTCGCCGGACGGTACTCCGTGCTGATGCCGAACACCGGCCGCGGCGGCGGGATTTCCCGCAAGATCACCAATGTGACCGACCGCAAGCGCCTGAAGACGGTGGCCAACGAGCTGGAAGTGCCCGAGGGCATGGGCGTCATCCTGCGCACCGCGGGCGCCAGCCGCACCAAGGCCGAGATCAAGCGCGACTTCGAGTATCTGCTGCGCCTTTGGGAGAACGTGCGTGAACTGACGCTGCGCTCCGTGGCGCCGTGCCTGGTCTACGAGGAAGGCAGCCTGGTCAAGCGCTCGATCCGCGATCTCTACAACAAGGACATCGACGAGATTCTGGTCGCCGGCGAGGACGCCTACCGCGAGGCCAAGGATTTCATGCGCATGCTCATGCCGAGCCATGCCAAGAACGTCCAGCCCTATCGCAGCTCCACACCGGTGTTCACCAAGCACGGCGTGGAAGCCCAGCTCGACGCCATGTTCTCGCCCGACGTCACCCTGCGCTCAGGCGGCTACATCGTGATCAACCAGACCGAAGCGCTGGTGGCCATCGACGTGAACTCGGGCAAGTCGACCCGCGAGCACTCGATCGAGGACACGGCGCTGCAGACCAACCTGGAAGCGGCCGAGGAAGTCGCCCGCCAGTTGCGTCTGCGCGATCTCGCCGGCCTGATCGTGATCGATTTCATCGACATGGAAGAGAACCGGAACAACCGCGCGGTTGAGAAGCGGATGAAGGACAGCCTGAAGTCCGACCGCGCGCGCATCCAGGTTGGCCGGATCTCGCACTTCGGCCTGCTGGAAATGTCGCGTCAGCGCATCCGCACCGGCGTGCTGGAAAGCTCCACCGAACACTGCCCGCACTGCCATGGCTCCGGCATGATCCGCTCCACCGAGTCGGTGGCGCTGCACGTGCTGCGCGCGCTGGAGGATCACCTCCTGCGCCACTCCAGCCACCACATCAACGTGCGCACGCACACGCCGGCGGCGCTCTACATTCTCAACCAGAAGCGCCATCACCTGATGGAACTGGAGATGCGCTTCGGCCTCAACATCGCCATCTCGGCGGATGAGGAAATCGGCACGCAGCATTTCGTCCTCGACCGCGGCGAGCCCGCCATCGGCGACGAGGCCGTGCGCCCGGCGATCGCCGCGATCGTCCATCCCGACACCATCATGCCGGAGATCGAGGACGAGGACGACATCGAGGAAGAGATCGACGAGGAGATCGAAGAGGCAACCGTCAAGGCGGAAACGGCTTCCGACGATGGCACCCGCAAGCGCAAGCGCCGCAGGCGCCGGCGTGGCGGTGACGCATCCGAGTCCGGCGAGCAGGCCGACGCGAAGGATGCCTCCAAGGCTGACGACGACGAGGCGCCGGCCGAGAAGGCCGCGTCCGCCGAAGGCACCGACGACGAGGAAGGCGACGACGACCGGCCGAAGAAGCGCCGCCGTGGCCGCCGCGGCGGACGCCGTGGCCGCCGGGGTCGCGACGCCAGCGAGGCCGGCTCCGAGGACACGGACGCCCAGGCATCCGACGGCGAATCGGGGAACGCGGAGACGGCGCAGGCCGATGACTCCGTATCCGACCCGGGCGAAGCGGGCGTCGTGACGGCTGTGGGAACCAATGCAGACGACACCGGCGAAACGCCGGAGCCCGTTGAAGCTGCGTCCGAGCCTGCCGAAACCGCCGCGGACGAACCCGAGGCAGCCGAGGCACCTGTCGAGGAGGCGCCGGTTGACGTTTCCGCCGATGAGACACCGGCTGTCGAGACACCGGCTGTTGAGACAAAGGCCGTTGAGATGCCGGCCGAAGCGGCCGAGGAGCCTGCGGAAGAGCCCGTGACCGCCGAAGCGCCCCAAGAAGCCGAAGAGCCGGTTTCCGACGTAGCCGCGGCCGTCGCCGAGGAGCCTGCCGCAAAGCCTGCGAAAGCCGCCGAGGACAAGACCCCGCGCAAGAAGCGCTCGGGCTGGTGGCAGCGTGGTGGCTCATTCTTTTGA
- the lipB gene encoding lipoyl(octanoyl) transferase LipB produces the protein MSDEPVAYLDAVAQMESLVARIADGEAHEQVWLVEHPPLYTAGTSADDADLLTPIRFPVHKTGRGGQYTYHGPGQRVAYVMLDLKRRQADVRAFVAALEAWLIATLWACHVRGERREDRVGVWVRRPDKGADIEDKIAAIGIRLRKWVTFHGISLNVDPDLEHFSGIVPCGVQQHGVTSLVDLGLPLAMADVDMLLRTEFEAIFGPTQAI, from the coding sequence ATCAGCGACGAGCCGGTCGCCTATCTCGATGCCGTGGCCCAGATGGAGTCCCTGGTGGCGCGGATCGCGGACGGCGAGGCGCACGAGCAAGTGTGGCTCGTCGAGCATCCGCCGCTCTATACCGCCGGCACCAGCGCCGATGACGCGGATCTGCTCACCCCGATACGCTTTCCCGTCCACAAGACGGGGCGCGGCGGCCAGTATACCTATCATGGTCCCGGCCAGAGGGTTGCCTATGTGATGCTGGATCTCAAGCGCCGGCAGGCAGACGTGCGGGCTTTCGTGGCGGCGCTCGAAGCCTGGCTGATCGCAACGCTGTGGGCGTGCCATGTGCGCGGCGAGCGGCGCGAGGACCGGGTCGGCGTCTGGGTGCGGCGGCCGGACAAGGGCGCCGATATCGAGGACAAGATCGCGGCGATCGGCATCCGCCTGCGCAAATGGGTGACTTTTCACGGCATCAGCCTGAACGTGGATCCGGACCTGGAGCATTTTTCCGGCATCGTGCCCTGCGGCGTGCAACAACACGGTGTCACCAGCCTTGTCGATCTCGGCCTGCCGCTGGCCATGGCCGATGTCGACATGCTGCTGCGCACGGAGTTCGAAGCTATTTTCGGACCCACGCAGGCGATTTGA
- a CDS encoding CcdB family protein, with translation MASSLHQFDVVANLDAASREDVPYLVILQHDLLDGVPSVVVAPLVREALFAPVAGLNLTVAIEGERYLLAVSDLFAILRRALSSSAIASLAGRRDEIIRCLDRLFVGF, from the coding sequence TTGGCTTCCTCCCTGCATCAGTTTGATGTGGTCGCTAATCTCGATGCGGCCTCACGCGAGGACGTCCCGTATCTGGTCATTCTCCAGCATGACCTCCTCGACGGTGTTCCGTCGGTCGTGGTTGCGCCGCTGGTCCGGGAGGCATTGTTCGCGCCCGTCGCCGGTTTGAACCTGACCGTTGCCATCGAAGGAGAGCGCTACCTGCTTGCCGTGAGCGATCTCTTTGCGATCTTGCGGCGGGCTCTTTCGTCATCCGCCATTGCGAGCCTCGCCGGCAGGCGTGACGAGATTATCCGGTGTCTGGACCGGCTGTTCGTCGGATTCTGA
- a CDS encoding GNAT family N-acetyltransferase, translated as MPDSTITIRPLAPADHDQWAALWKDYLTFYETEKPQEIYDTTWARLMTAGEDPYGLCAVDADGRLVGIVHYLFHRTTWMIEDTCYLQDLYADPAVRGQGIGRKLIEAVYDAADEAGAGAVYWTTQHFNATARQLYDRIGKLTPFIKYAR; from the coding sequence ATGCCCGATTCCACCATCACTATCCGCCCTCTGGCACCCGCCGATCACGACCAGTGGGCCGCGCTGTGGAAGGATTATCTGACCTTCTACGAGACCGAGAAGCCGCAGGAAATCTATGACACCACCTGGGCGCGGCTGATGACGGCGGGCGAGGACCCGTATGGCCTGTGCGCGGTGGATGCTGACGGCAGGCTCGTCGGAATCGTCCACTATCTGTTCCACCGCACCACCTGGATGATCGAGGACACCTGCTATCTGCAGGATCTCTATGCGGATCCGGCGGTGCGCGGTCAGGGCATCGGCCGCAAGCTGATCGAGGCGGTGTATGACGCCGCCGATGAGGCCGGCGCCGGTGCCGTTTACTGGACGACGCAGCATTTCAACGCAACCGCGCGTCAGCTCTACGATCGTATCGGAAAACTCACGCCCTTCATCAAATACGCGCGCTGA
- the prfB gene encoding peptide chain release factor 2 (programmed frameshift) produces the protein MRAETQAIVDEIKQALALLRRHLDWDRALSRLDELNAAAEDPDLWNDSARAQKMMRERQYLEDGIGNVRRIETELSDNLELIELGEMEGDAGVVSEAEAALKELVAEAARRQVETLLSGEADGNDAYIEIHAGAGGTESQDWANMLMRMYIRWAEKQGYKVDILEVHDGEEAGIKSATLQVKGQNAYGWAKTESGVHRLVRISPYDSQARRHTSFASVWIYPVIDDTIDIDIAESDCRIDTYRASGAGGQHVNTTDSAVRITHIPTNIVVQCQNERSQHKNRATAWSMLKARLYERELQIREDKANAEAASKTDIGWGHQIRSYVLQPYQLVKDLRTGVEKTAPQDVLDGDLEDFMEAALAQRVQGDPDTEVADID, from the exons ATGCGCGCCGAAACACAGGCGATCGTCGACGAAATCAAGCAGGCGCTCGCCCTGCTGAGGAGGCATCTT GACTGGGATCGCGCCCTTTCCCGTCTTGATGAACTGAACGCCGCCGCCGAAGACCCCGATCTGTGGAACGATTCGGCGCGCGCGCAGAAGATGATGCGCGAGCGCCAGTACCTTGAGGATGGTATCGGCAATGTGCGGCGGATCGAAACCGAACTCAGCGACAATCTCGAGCTGATTGAACTTGGCGAAATGGAGGGCGATGCGGGCGTCGTTTCCGAAGCCGAGGCCGCGCTCAAGGAACTCGTCGCGGAGGCCGCGCGCCGTCAGGTCGAGACGCTGCTGTCCGGCGAGGCCGACGGCAACGACGCCTATATAGAAATCCACGCCGGCGCCGGCGGCACCGAGAGCCAGGACTGGGCCAACATGCTCATGCGGATGTACATCCGCTGGGCGGAAAAGCAGGGCTACAAGGTCGATATCCTCGAGGTGCACGACGGCGAGGAAGCGGGCATCAAGTCCGCCACGCTGCAGGTCAAGGGGCAGAACGCCTATGGCTGGGCGAAGACGGAATCCGGCGTGCACCGCCTGGTTCGGATCTCGCCTTACGACAGTCAGGCGCGCCGCCACACCAGCTTCGCCAGCGTGTGGATCTATCCCGTCATCGATGACACGATTGACATCGACATCGCCGAAAGCGATTGCCGGATCGACACGTACCGAGCGTCGGGCGCGGGCGGCCAGCACGTCAACACGACGGATTCGGCGGTGCGTATCACGCACATTCCGACAAATATCGTCGTGCAATGCCAGAACGAGCGTTCTCAGCACAAGAACCGTGCGACGGCGTGGTCCATGCTGAAGGCGCGCCTGTACGAGCGTGAATTGCAGATCCGCGAGGACAAGGCCAATGCCGAGGCTGCCTCGAAGACCGACATCGGCTGGGGGCACCAGATCCGCTCCTACGTGCTGCAGCCCTATCAGCTGGTCAAGGATCTGCGCACGGGCGTCGAGAAGACTGCGCCGCAGGATGTGCTGGACGGTGATTTGGAAGACTTCATGGAAGCGGCTCTGGCGCAGCGCGTGCAGGGCGATCCGGACACCGAGGTCGCCGATATCGATTGA
- a CDS encoding type II toxin-antitoxin system CcdA family antitoxin, whose protein sequence is MNRKIASVEVSEELLLRAEAAGIDVSQAVEEALQIRLEAVARRDAWAEENREGLESYRRYIEAHGTMGERLKHLRRF, encoded by the coding sequence ATGAATAGGAAGATCGCCAGCGTTGAAGTCAGCGAGGAGCTGCTGCTCAGGGCGGAAGCTGCGGGCATAGACGTCTCGCAAGCTGTGGAAGAGGCCTTGCAGATCCGACTGGAGGCCGTCGCGCGCCGCGATGCCTGGGCCGAGGAGAACCGGGAGGGCCTGGAATCCTACCGCCGCTACATCGAGGCGCACGGAACGATGGGCGAGCGTCTCAAGCATCTTCGCCGGTTCTGA
- a CDS encoding FliM/FliN family flagellar motor switch protein, which translates to MSNLDSISVEISVVLGSAVMPIHQLLRMGRGAVIELNTSEDDDVQILANNTPVARGEVVLRGERIGIAVTQLLMRGPEYRPQADDDRL; encoded by the coding sequence ATGAGCAATCTCGACAGCATTTCCGTTGAAATATCCGTTGTGCTCGGCTCGGCGGTGATGCCGATCCACCAGTTGCTGCGTATGGGCCGCGGTGCCGTGATCGAGCTTAATACGTCCGAAGACGACGACGTGCAAATCCTGGCCAACAATACGCCGGTGGCGCGCGGCGAGGTGGTGCTGCGCGGCGAGCGCATCGGCATCGCGGTGACACAGTTGCTGATGCGTGGTCCCGAGTATCGTCCACAGGCAGATGATGACCGACTCTGA
- a CDS encoding ABC transporter permease yields MAVALTTQIQPDPWYAPRFLLPMFGMILGNAMTGVSLGLDTLVESTVRDARAVEARLLLGHTRWEAMRTLSRRAIRSGFMPIINSMAATGIVALPGMMTGQILAGADPSEAVKYQVLIMFLIGGATGLGVLGAVMGGVWRLTDDRDRLRLDRLSANVS; encoded by the coding sequence ATGGCGGTTGCGCTTACGACCCAAATCCAGCCCGACCCGTGGTACGCGCCGCGCTTTCTGCTGCCGATGTTCGGCATGATTCTCGGCAACGCGATGACAGGCGTCAGTCTCGGTCTGGATACCCTTGTCGAGAGTACCGTGCGTGACGCGCGCGCCGTCGAGGCGCGGCTGCTGCTGGGCCACACGCGCTGGGAGGCCATGCGGACGCTGTCGCGCCGCGCCATTCGTTCCGGTTTCATGCCGATCATCAATTCCATGGCCGCCACCGGCATCGTCGCCCTGCCGGGCATGATGACGGGTCAGATTCTCGCGGGCGCCGATCCCTCGGAGGCGGTGAAATACCAGGTGCTGATCATGTTCCTCATCGGCGGCGCCACGGGACTTGGCGTGCTTGGCGCGGTGATGGGCGGCGTCTGGCGGCTGACGGATGACCGCGACCGGTTGCGGCTGGACCGCTTGAGCGCCAATGTGAGCTGA